Sequence from the Camelus bactrianus isolate YW-2024 breed Bactrian camel chromosome 21, ASM4877302v1, whole genome shotgun sequence genome:
ttcacagaagaggaagctaGTGGAAGCAGGTTCTTTAATGCCTCTTCATCCCCTAGTACTGGTCTGCACGGAGGAGGCACCCCAGAGAGGCTGTTTACATGTTGGCTGTTCCAGCAACTCAGAAAGGAGAGGTACCCCAAGAGTTAGCACAGACAGACTCAGGATTGTACTGTGGCCGCTCAGTCttgccttctccctcctccaggtGGGTAAGAAATGGGTGACTGGAGTTTCCTGGGGAACATCTTGGAGGAGGTGAATGAGCACTCCACGGTCATCGGCCGAGTGTGGCTCACGGTGCTCTTCATCTTCCGCATCCTCATCCTCGGCACGGCCGCCGAGTTCGTGTGGGGGGATGAGCAGTCCGACTTCGTGTGCAACACCCAGCAGCCAGGTTGCGAGAACGTCTGCTACGACGAGGCCTTCCCCATCTCGCACATCCGCCTCTGGGTGCTGCAGATCATCTTCGTGTCCACGCCGTCGCTGGTGTACGTGGGGCACGCGGTGCACCACGTGCGCATGGAGGAGAAGCGCAAGGAGCGCGAGGCGGAGGAGCCGAGCCCGCAGCCCCCGGGCGACGGCGGCGACAGCGCGCCCCTGGCGGCCGACCAGGGCAGCGCCAAGAAGAGCAGCAGCAACCCCAAAGGCACCAAGAAGTTCCGGCTGGAGGGGACCCTGCTGAGGACCTACATATGCCACATCGTCTTCAAGACCCTCTTCGAGGTGGGCTTCGTCGTGGGCCACTACTTCCTGTACGGCTTCCGGATCCTGCCTCTCTACCGCTGCAGCCGCTGGCCCTGCCCCAACGTGGTGGACTGCTTCGTGTCCCGGCCCACGGAGAAGACCATCTTCATCCTGTTCATGCTGTCTGTGGCCTCTGTGTCCCTGTTCCTCAACATTGTGGAGATAAGTCACCTGGGCCTGAAGAGAATCcgctctgccctcaagaagccCACGGAGCAGCCGCTGGGGGAGGTCCCTGAGAAGTCCCTCCACTCCATTGCTGTCTCCTCCATCCAGAAGGCCAAGGGCTACCAGCTCCTCGAGGAAGAGAAAATCGTGTCCCACTATTTCCCTTTGACTGAGGTCGGGATGGTGGAGACGAGCCCACTGTCTGCCAAGCCTTTCAGTCAGTTCGAGGAGAAGATGGGTGCCGGGCCCCTGGGGGACTTGTCCAGGGCCTACCAAGAGACACTGCCTTCCTACGCTCAGGTGGGAGCCCGGGAAGGCGAGGGGGAGGAGCCGCCAGCGGAGGAGGGGGCAGAAGCAGAGGTGGGCgagaagaggcaggaggcagagagagtgaGCACAGATGGGCAGGAGCTGGTGGCCGGGCAGGAGCTGGTGGCCGTGCTGGAGGGGGAGAAAGTGGTCGAGACCCCCGAAGTggggaaagaggctgagaaagaAGAGCTGCAGCCCGAGAAGGTACCCAAGCAAGAGCTGCCGACCGAGAAGGCGCCTTCGGTGTGTCCGGAGCTGCCCGGGGATGACACCAGGCCCCTGAGCAGGCTGAGCAAGGCCAGCAGCCGGGCCAGGTCGGACGATCTAACCGTCTGAAGTGataccaaagaaagaaagaaaagaaaacacccGAGCTAACACAGGGCAAGGTGAAACCT
This genomic interval carries:
- the GJA8 gene encoding gap junction alpha-8 protein, whose amino-acid sequence is MGDWSFLGNILEEVNEHSTVIGRVWLTVLFIFRILILGTAAEFVWGDEQSDFVCNTQQPGCENVCYDEAFPISHIRLWVLQIIFVSTPSLVYVGHAVHHVRMEEKRKEREAEEPSPQPPGDGGDSAPLAADQGSAKKSSSNPKGTKKFRLEGTLLRTYICHIVFKTLFEVGFVVGHYFLYGFRILPLYRCSRWPCPNVVDCFVSRPTEKTIFILFMLSVASVSLFLNIVEISHLGLKRIRSALKKPTEQPLGEVPEKSLHSIAVSSIQKAKGYQLLEEEKIVSHYFPLTEVGMVETSPLSAKPFSQFEEKMGAGPLGDLSRAYQETLPSYAQVGAREGEGEEPPAEEGAEAEVGEKRQEAERVSTDGQELVAGQELVAVLEGEKVVETPEVGKEAEKEELQPEKVPKQELPTEKAPSVCPELPGDDTRPLSRLSKASSRARSDDLTV